The sequence below is a genomic window from Labilithrix sp..
GCCATGGACCGCGACCAGCTTCTCAAGCTTCTGCTCCCCCTCTGGGGCGTCGCCTTCGTCGCTGGCTTCATGATGGCGTGCCGCTGACCTAGCGGGACCTAGCGCGCGCCGCGACCCTTCCGCGTCGTCCGCGGCAGCGCGGTTTGGCTCGTCGCGACGAGGTCGAGGCCGTCGCGCTCGCCGGCGCGGAGGCGCGCGATCCCCGCCCACGCGATCATCGCCGCGTTGTCGGTGCAGCTCGCGAGCTCCGGCAGCACCGCGCGCATGCCGTGCTCCGCCGCGAGCGCCGCGACGCGCGCGCGGAGCTCGCTGTTCGCCGCGACCCCACCGCCGATGACGACCGTGCGCACGTCGGGGCTCTCGGGCCGCAGGCGCTCCGCGCGCGCGGCGGCGAGGAGCTTCTTCGCGAGCACGGACGTCACCGCGCTCTGGAACGACGCGCAGAGGTCCGCGAGCTCCTGCTCCGAGCGGGGCGGCTTCTCGCGCACGATCGCCGCGACCTGCGTCTTGATCCCGGAGAAGCTCATCTCGAGCGTCCGCGTGTGGCCCATCGGGAGCGAGAGCGGGACCGCGCTCGCGTTCCCCTTCTTCGCGAGGCGATCGATGACCGGCCCGCCCGGATAGCCGAGGCCGAGGAGCTTCGCGACCTTGTCGAAGGCCTCGCCCGCGGCGTCGTCGCGCGTCGCGCCGAGCTCGCGCACGTCCTTCGCGAGCGGCCCGTCGACGCGGTAGATCGCGGTGTGCCCGCCCGACGCGAGGAGCGCGACGAACGGGAACGCGGGCGGCTCCTCCGCGCTCGCGCCGGCGCCGTCGCTCTCGGCGCCCCGCCTCAAGAACACCGCGCCGAGGTGACCGACGAGGTGATCGACGCCGACGAGCGGGATGCCGGTCGCCCACGCGAGGCCCTTCGCCGCTTGCACGCCGACGAGGAGCGCGCCGACGAGGCCGGGGCGGTTCGTCACCGCGAGCCCGTCGATGCGATCGAGCCCGACGCCCGCCTTCGCGAGCGCGTCGTGGAGGACGGGGCCGAGGTTCTTCAGGTGATCGCGCGACGCGAGCTCGGGGATGACGCCGCCGTACGGCGCGTGGAGATCGACCTGGCTCTGCACGACGTCGGCGAGGACCCGGCCGGTCTCGTCGACGATCGCCACGCCGGTCTCGTCGCACGACGACTCGATCCCTAGAACGAGCACGGCCCGGGCTCTTCTTGCAGCTGGAAGACGGCGAACATCGGCGTCGCGACGCCGGGCGGCGACACACCCGCGTCCGTCTGCGGCGCGCCGCGGAGGAGCCGCGCCTCGATCTGCTTCGACTGCATGAGCGAGAGGATCACGAACACGTCCTGCGAGTCCTCGGGCTGGCCGCCGTCGAGCGGCGTGGGCGACGCGGCGTAGAGGAGGTTCTGGATGCGCCCGTCGCCGAACGTGAGCGTGGAGAGCGGATCGTGCCAGAGCTGCGGGATCGGCCGCAGCGGAGCGGCGCGGAAACGCCCGTCCGACGTCGTCACCGTGCCGGGCGTGTCCTGGAGGCGCTCGGTGTCGAGCGTGACGCACATGCGCGTGTCGTCGCCGATGCCCGCGCGGACGAGGTTGCCCGCGACGACGCGACCCTCGAAGCGGCCGTCGTGCGTCGAGAACTTCGAGACGTCGCGGCACGCGCCGAGGAGGAGCGCGCTCGCGGCGAGCGTCGCGACCACGATCGTGAGATCGGGCGCGAGACCAGGCGCGAGATCGGGCGCGCGGTCAGGTCTCGGCGTCTTCTTCATCGGCCGCGAGGGCGGCGGAGAGCGGCGCCTGGAGCTCGCGGAGGCCGGCGAACGGAGAGAACTCCTCCTCGTCGTCTTCCACGCCGATGCGCTCCTCGCGCACGATCTCTTCGCCGTTCTCCGGTTCGAAGAGCGACGCGAGCGACGCCCCGAGCGCGAGCGCCGCCTCGATGTCGCCGCGTTCGTAGAGCTCGCGCATCGCGCCGACGCGATCGTCCTTCGGTGACACGCCCGACTCCGAGGGCGCGTACGAGTCGGGCCGATCGCCGAAGCCGGACGCCGGCATCATCGTCGGACGATCGCTCTCGCGCGGCTCCTCGCCCGGCATGGACGGAGGCACGAGGGTGCGAGCCTCATGATCGACCTCGAGATCGAGATCGACGTAGCCGAACTTCGCGAGCGCCGCCATCGGGGGCCAGTTTCTTAGCAGACCTTCCGCCTGGGGCGAGCCCGATCCGCCCGGAATCTGCACCCGGAGACCCCGACGAGACGCTCCAGCTATGCCTTATTTATCCACATGTTCCGGCGTGGCGGACCGCATCAGCGGCTGCGGATGCGGGTGGCGGTCTCGCGGACGCGGGGCTCCGCGTCGTGGGTCGCCATCTGCGTGGCGAGGGCCGCGGCTTCGTTCTTGTCGTAGCTCGAGAGCGCGACGAGGGCAGCCTCGCGGACGAGCGCGTAGGGCTCCTTCGTCGCCGCCTCCTTCAGCGCCTTCGTCGCCTCCGCGCCGCCGAGGCGTCCGAGCGCCTGCGCGGCGAGGACGCGCATCGCCCAGCTCTCGTGCGAGCGCATGACCTTCGAGGCGGCGGCGACGGCGGCGGTGTCCGGCCGCCGCTCCGCACTCGTGCCGATCGACGAGAGCGCGACGCGTTGCACCGCGTCGCTCGAGTCCGTGACAGCGCGCGCGATGGCGGAGCTCGCGGCCTCCGACTTCGATCGCGCGAGGAGCACGATCGCCTTCATCCGCACGCTGGGGTCGGGGTGGCGGGAGAGCGCGACCACGCTCGGCTCGATCGCGGCGCTGATCGCCTTCACCTTCGCGCGCGCGGCGGCGAGGTCGGGCGTGTCCTCCGCGGCGAAGAGGAACGGCTCGAGCGTGCCCTCGCGCGTGCCCATCGCGTCGAGCACGGCGCGCGCGCGCTCGGTCGAGGTCGCGAGCGCGCCGGTCGCGGAGCGCTCGAGCGACTCCGAGAACGCGACGAGCGCGGCGGCGCGGTCCTTCGCGGGGAGGTTCTTGGGGACGAGCTGATCGAGCGTCGTCTCCGCCTCCACGTCGTCGTCGGGAGCGGGGACGCCGGCGGAGAGGCCGTCGCCCGCCGTCTTCGTCGCGACCATCACGAGCGCCGCGGTCGCGGCCTGGCGCAGCGAGTCGGACGAGCGCCGCGCCCGCGCGCTCTCTCCTTCGCCCGCGAACACGGCGTCCGTCATCGCGTGGAGGCTCGCCTTGCCGCCGAGCGCTTCGGCCTTGCCGGCGCGCGCGCTCATCCGCCCGATCGCGAGGAGCGCCATCTGGCGCGGGAGCGGATCGGAGTCCTCCGCGATCGTGACGAGGGACGTCACCTCGCTCGTCGCGTCCATCTCGCCGAGCGCGTAGGCCGCCGCCGCGCGCGCCGCTCCTCCGGCCTCGAGCGACTTCGCGGTCTGCGCGACGATCGGCACCGACGGCTTGTCCTTCAGCGCGCCGAGGCCGAGCACCGCGAACGCGCGCATGTCGGGGGAGCCCTTCTGCGCGACGCGCTTCAGGAGCGGGATCGCGCGCCGGTCGCCGAGGCGGGCGACGGCCCAGGACGCCGCGCGCGCGACCGTGTCCGACGCCATCGCGTCGCCGCCGCCCTCGCGCGGGAAGAGGAGGCCCTCGTATTTCGGGAGGAGGGCCGGGTCCTTGAGCGCGCCGCACGCGAGCATCGCGCGGGTGCGGAGCGGACCTTCGCCCTGGCCGGTCGCGAACGTGAAGAGCGCGGTCGACGCGTTCTTGTTCTGTACGTAGCCGAGGACGTCGATCGCGATGCGCTGCTGGCCCGCGTCGCCGTCGGCGAGCGCGTCGAGGAGCGGCTTCACCGCGCGGCCGCCGATGCGCGCGAGCGCCGCCTTCGCGTCCTCCGCGTCCTTGCCGCTGCCGTGCCGCACGCGCTGGACGAGCGCGAAGGTGAGGTTGCCGTAGATCTCGACGAGGAGCCGCCGGTAGATCTTCTTCTGCGGGTTGCCGATCGCGAGCGGCAAGAGCTCCTGCTCGAGCGACTCGAGCGTGCCCTTGCCGAGGTTGATCTGCATCGAGAGCCGCGCCGCGCGCGAGACCAGCTCCTCGTCGGGCGCGCCGCGGAGGACGCGGCGAAAGAGGCGATCCGCTTCATCCGTCTGACCCTTGGAAAGCAGCAGATCGGCCAATTCAAGGTATACCGGGAAGAGGCGGTCGTTCTTCGCGATCGCGGCGCGGAACTCGAGGATCGCGTGCTCGATGTCGCCGCGCTGGCGGTAGCGCATCCCGAGCTTGTGGTGGCCCTCGGCGTCGTCGGGGTTCAGCTCCACCGCGCGCGCGGCGTACTTGATCGCGTCCTCGTCGCGGTAGAGGCTGATCGCGTAGTCGGCCATGCGCTGGTAGAGCTGGCGCGCGCTCTTCGGGTCGACGGCGATGAGCTTCTCGAGCACCACGATCGCGTCCGCGATCTTGTTCTCCTGGACGAGGACGCGCTCGAGCGCGAGGTAGCTCTCGGTGTCGCCGGGCGCGAGCTCGATCACGCGGCGCAAGGTCTGCTCGCTCTCGGCGAGGTGGGTGCGGAGATGGAGCTGCACCTCGGCGAGCATGCGCCCCGCCTCGACGTCGGGCGGCTTGCCCTCGAACTTCGCCTTGAGCGGGGCGATCTGGCTGTCGAGGACGTGCTCGAAGCCCCAGAGCGTGACGATGCGCGATCGCGACTCGCGCGCGAGCAGCTTGTCGTTCGTCGCCTTCGCCTTCTCCGCGAGCTCCTGCCAGAGCACGCGCGCCTCCTTGTAGCTCTTGGAGCGCTCGAGCGCGGAGGCGAGCTGCTTCTTGTAGCCGACGTTGCTCGGCTCGAGCTGCGTCGCCTCGCGGAACGACTGGAGCGCGTCGGCGAGCATGTCGTGCTCCATGTAGACCTCACCGAGCGCGGAGAGCGCGCGCGCGCGCGGCGTGATCGTGGTGAGGATGCGCTTCCAGGTCTGGACCGCGAGCTGCTGGTTGCCGTCCTGGAAGTAGCGATCGCCGAGGTCGACGAGGTGGCCGGGGTCGTTCGTGTTGATGCCTACGATTCGGGTGAGCACCTTGAGCGAGCGCTCGTTCTCGCCGATGCGGCCGTAGAAGTCGGCGAGGCGCGAGAGCACCTCCTCGTCGTTCTGGCCGCGCGCCTCGAGCTCGACGAGGAGCTTCATCGCGCGCGTGCGATCGCCGCGCTGCATGAGCGCCTCGCACTGATCGAACACGAACTGCGGGTTGTTCGGGGCGGCGCGGATGAGCGCCTCGTACTCAGTGATCGCCTTGTCGAGCTCGCCCTGCGATTGCAGGACGCGGATCATCTTGAGGCGGAGATCGATCTGGCGCGGGTTCACCGCGAGCGCCTTCGCGTAGGTCTGGAGCGCCTTCGCGCTGTCGCCGGTCTCCTCGTAGAGCGCGCCGAGGAGCGCGAGGCGCTGGAAGTCGGTCGGGTGCTCGTCCTCGAGTTGCTTGATGAGGATCGGGAGCTGCTGATCGGCGCGGTAGATCTCGCTGATCGTCTCGTAGATCTCGGCGCGCACGGCCGCTTCCTGGCCCGCGCTCTGGAGCGCCTTCTTCAGGGTGGCGAGCGCCTCCTGGTTCTTGTGCGCCTTCGCCTGCGCCTTGCCGAGGTCCTTCAGCGCCGGCGCGAGCGCGCGGTTGTCGCCCTGCGAGGCGGCGACGAGCTCCTTGAACTCCGCCTCCGAGCGGTCGTACTCCGCGCGCTGGTACAGCTCGCGCGCGAGCTCACCTTTCACGAAGAGGCTCGTCGGCTGCATCTTCACGAGCTGCGCGTGGAAGCCCTTCGCCGCCGCCCAGTCCTTCGCGTCGAGCGCGAGCGTCATCAGCGTGCGGACGGTCTGCTCCTTGTCGGCGGGCACCGTCTGCAGCGCGAGCGCCTCTTCGTAGCGCTTGCGCGCGGCGGCGACGTCGCCGCGGTCTTGCAAGAGGCGCGCGAAGGCGAGGAGCGCGACGGGATCGGTGTTCTTGAGGCCGATCGCCTTCTCGTACGTCTTCACCGCGTCGTCGGCGCGCCCGTCGATCTTGTAGACGCCGGCGAGCGACACCGTCGCCGCGTACTGCTCGGCGCCGGCCTGCGCCGCCCTCGTCTCGAGGTCCTTCACGAGGTTGTTGAGGTTGCCGTCCTTGTCGCGATAGAGCTGCGCGAGGCGCTGGAGCGGGAACGGCGAGCCGGGCTGCGAGAGGACGATCTTCGTGTAGCGCTCGATGAGGACGGTCTGCGACTGCCCGACGTCCGGGTTGGTGGGGCCGGGCTTCGCGGGCCCCGGCTTCGCGGGGCCGGGTTTGCCGGGGCCGGGCTTGGCGGGTCCCGGCTTCGGCTTGTGGCGGCCGCGCGGATCGAAGTCCTGGCCGTGCGCGACCGGCGCGACGAGCGCGAGCGAGAGCCCGATCAGAGCGAAGAGACGACGATGTCCGCGCACCCTTCGAGCATATACGCGCGAGCCCGGAAAAGCTTGGGCCGCCTGAGCTCGGCCGTTCCCGGCGCCGCACCTCTACGCGGGCCAATTTCAGGCGACAAATCCTGCTGGGCTCGTAAGAACACGCGCCGGGCATGAACACCCATCGCTTACCGCTTCGCTTTCAGTTTCGGGTCGTCGAGCAGACGGAGCTCGATCGCACGGTCGTGGTGCGCGGGAGCGCGTGCCCCAACTGCGATCGCCCGGTGGAGGAGGACTTCAGGTTCTGCGCCGGCTGCGGCCAGAGAGCCGCCGTCGGCCGGCTCGCGCTCCACGACATCGTCCCCGACGCCTTTCACGCGCTCGTCCACGCCGACAAGAGCGTGCTCTCGCTCATGAAGGCGCTCGCGCTTCGCCCCGGCGTGGTCGCGCGCGAGTACGCGCTCGAGGGCAAGCGGAAGCGCTACTTCAACCCGTTCGCGTTCCTCGTCCTCGTCCTCGGCGTGTGCATCACGATGAATGCGCTCGTCCACCCGTACACGGCGCAGGCGCACCTGTTGCCGAGCGACGCCGACCCGGCGCTCCGCGCGATCTTCGTGCGCCAGGATCGCTTGAACCTGCTCATCGAGCGCTACCAGAACGTCGTCACGTTCGCGGCGCTCCCCATCTTCACGACGGTCTTCTGGCTCTTCTTCCGCCGTCGCAACGTGCGCTTCGCGGAGATGCTGACCGCTCAGATCTTCTTCGTCGGCTTCGTGCACGCGGTGGAGGCGCTCGTCCTCACGCCGTTCGCGCACGTGTTCCCGAACCCGCTCGCGTTCAACCTCACGCGGATCGCGTTCCAGCTCGTCTACGTCACGATCGCCTACCGGCAGTTCTTCCAGCTCGAGGGGTGGACCGGGTTCGTTCGCACCGGTCTCACGACGCTGCTCGCGTTCGCGCTGTGGGCCGGCGCTTCGATGAGCGTGATGTACCTCTACATCATGTACGGCGCGTGACGCCTCGAGCATCCGGCGCGCGTGCGTGTGCCTGCGGTCACGCGACGCGGATCGCGAGGGTGCGCTGATCGATCGGCGTACGGTATGCTCGCGCGATGACCACGCCGAAACGCGTCTTTTCCTGCATTCTCGTCGCCGCCTTTTGGCTCGCCTGCGGTGACGACGACGACGCCGCCACCGCGGGCAACGACCGAAACGCGAGCTGCACGACGCTCTGCTCCGAGGCGCAGGCCGGGAGCTGCACGTCGATCAAAGGCGACTGCGGCGCGTTCTGCTCCGCCCTCGACAGCGCGGGCCCGAAGGCGAACTGCACGGCGCAGCGGAACGCCTACCAGAGCTGCTTGAACAGCCGCCCGTCGGCGTGCCAGGCGAGCTGCAACGGCCCCGAGCGCACGTTGACGGAGTGCCTCCTGCCGTATTGCGCTCAGAACTCGAGCGACTCGGACTGCAGCGCGCTGATCGCCGCCTTGCGGTGATCGCTGTGATCGCGGGCGACTACCAGGCGGCGCGGCCGAGCTGCACCGCGGCGAACAGGAACGCGCCCGCGAGGACGGCGAAGAAGACCGCGCCGCCGCGGCCGCCGGGGAGCTCGTCGCTCCAGCGCCTCATTCCGCCGCGGGCGATCTTCCCCGCGACGAACAGGCCGCCGATCGCGAGCGCGGCCTGGACGACGAGGTTCGCCTGCGACGGGACGGGCTTCATCACGAGCGGCAAGACGGCGAAGCCGCCAGGTTGAGGAAAGACTCCGCTCAGCACCGCGGTCGTGCCGAGCCCGACGAGCCCGACGACCGCGAGCCCGACGACGAACGACATGTCCTGCGACTCGCGCACCGGCGGCTGCGCCGGCGCATAGGGCCCGCGCCGCTGCGTCGACGTCGACGACCCCGCCAACATGACACCAGGAAGCACCTGATCCACTGCCATCCGGCTCGACGACGCCGCCGACACCGAAGCCGAGCCCGCCGCCACCACCGGCCCCGCCGAGGCCGAACCGGGCCCCCGGGATGCGGCCGCCACAGCGGGCGCGAAGCGCCCCGAGTCCTCGAGGGCCGTGTCCCGGGGTGGGGGTGTCGGGGGCGAAGCCCCTGACGATGAAAGCAGCGGCGCCGTGTGCTGGCGCGGGGATTGGTACTCGGTGTCCTCGTAATGCGCGGGCGCGTCGCGGATCGTCTCGGCGGCCTTGCGTTTGAGCTCGAACGGCTCGGCTGTCGCCTTCACCGGCAGCGCGAGGTCGGGCACCTCGAAGGGGGCCGTTCCGCGGAGCGCCGCGGGCGGGATCGAGCGCCGGAGGGTGGGCTCCGGCTCGACGCCCGCGAGGACGTGGCGCATGTCGCGCGCGAGCTCGCTCGCGCTCGGGTAGCGCTGGTCGGGCGCGCGCCGCAGACAGCGCTCGACGACGCGCGCGACGTTGGGATCGATCGTGGGATCGACGTCGCGCAGGCGCTCCGCGTCCTTCGTCGCGATCGCGACGAACAGCGCCGGCGCGTCGACCGCGTCGTAGGGCAAGCGGCCGGCGAGCAGCTCGAACAGCATGATGCCGAGCGCCCAGACGTCGGTGCGCGGGTCGGCGTCGCGTGAGCCCTGCACCTGCTCCGGCGCCATGTACGCGGGCGTGCCCATCATCACCCCGACCTCGGTCGCCTTGATGTCGGGCAAGCGCACCTTCGAGATCCCGAAGTCGAGGAGCTTCGGGATCTTCTTCGTCCCCTGCGTGGCGAGGAAGACGTTCTCCGGCTTGATGTCGCGATGCACGACCCCGCGCGCGTGCGCCTCCGCGACCGCGTCGATCACGGGCACGAGGTACATCTCGATCTCTTCGAGGTTGAGCCGGCCGCCGCGGCGGTCGACGTACTTCGCGAGGTCCTCGCCGTCGAGGAGCTCCTGCACGATGAACGGCGCGCCGTCCTCGTCCTTGTCGACGTCGAGCACGTCGACGACGTTCGGGTGGCGCACGAGGTTCGCCGCGAGCGCCTCGCGGAGGAAGCGGTCGACGATCGGCGTGTTCGTCGCGTGCTCGGTGCGCAGGATCTTGATCGCGACGGTGCGCCCCGCGCGGACGTTCAGCGCGCGGTAGACGTGCCCCATCCCTCCGCTGCCCAAGAGCTCGTCGAGGCGATACTTGGAGGCGAGGACCTGTCCGACGCGACTCCCCAATGTGCCGGCAGTATAGTCCCCACGCGCATGCGTTTGCTGCGGATTCGTCGTGGTCACGGCGTCCACTCGCTCCTCCTCCTCGCCCTCGCCGTCGCCGGCTGTCGTGAGCGGCCCAAGGCGACGCCCGTCGACGCCGCTCCCGCGCTTCCGTCCGCCGTCGTCGACGTCGTGTCGAGCGCGTCGCCGGGCGGGATGGAGAGCGCGGCGGAGGCGGGCGCGCCTGCGGTCGCGGCCGACGTCGTCGACGGCGCGGCGCTGCGGGCGGCGCATCGCGCTCGGATCAAAGCGGACACGAGCGCGGTGGTCCTCCTCGAAGGAGGGGCGCCGCGCGAGCTCGGGCAGCGCCTCTGCGCGAAGGTCGTCCCCGCGCGTCCGAAGGAGACGCCGGTCCTGATCAAGCCGAACCTCGGCGGCTTCGACTGGTTCAAGGACCCCGCCACGCACGACGGCGACGACGGCGTGCGCGGGCGCACGACCGATCCCGAGTTCGTGCGCGGGATCGTCCGCTGCTTGAAGGAGCGCGGTCACACGAAGATCACGATCGCGGAGGGTTGGGACGGCACGAACGCCAACTGGAACAAGCTCGCGAAGGTGTCCGGCTACGCGAAGATGGCGGAGGAGGAGAAGGTGCCGCTCGTCGCGCTCGACGACGACGGCGTCTTCGACAAGCAGGGCGACAAGCCCGCCGAGCCGATGCGGATCGGCGGCATGGAGGGCACGAACGTCCCGACCCTCCTCGTCCCGCGCGTCGTCGCGGAGCACCTCCGCGGCGGCCTCTTCATCTCCGCGCCGAAGGTGAAGGCGCATCGCTTCGGCGTCGTCTCGCTCGCGATCAAGGGGATGCAAGGAACGGTCATGACCTCCGACGGCAGGCCGGCGATGCATCAGAAGAAGGTGATGCACAAGGAGATCTCCGCCGCGCTCCAGCTCCTCGCCACCGATCGCGTCGAAGGCCAGAAGGCCTACCTCTCGTCGCTCGAGGTGTTCGCCGAGCGGATGGTCGACGTCCTCGAGATCGAGGCCCCCGACGTCGTGCTCGCCGAGGGCGCGCCGGCGATGGGCGGCGACGGCTTCGGCAAGCGCTGGCCCTCCGCCGAGAACGTCGCGATCGGCGGGACGAACCCGATCCTCGTCGATCGCGTCGGCGCGCAGCTCCTCGGCCTCTGGGACAACGCCGACCTCGCCGCGAAGCTCGGCGGGCACCGCACGTCGCCGCTCATCACCGCCGCGGCGAAGCGGTTCGAGGTCGATCTCGAGGCGGTGAAGATCGAGGGCGACGGCGCGGCGCTGCTCGACGCGGGCAAGAAGCGGCCCGTCCACTTCGTCTCGATGAACGGCTTCGAGCTGCACTCCGACCCGAGCCCGCGTCCGGTCGCGCACGCCGTCCACGTGACCGGCGCGGTGGAGGAGGCGTGGAAGACGGCGCCGCCGGTCGCGTTCACGACGGACTGGTCCGGCGCGGAGGCGGGCATCCGCACGGAGGTGCGGTTCGCGTGGAACAAAGATGCGCTCTACACGCAATGGAAGCTCGAGGGCGCCGGCCTCGACGTGGACACGACGCGCCCGATCGAGACGGAGCGGACGAAGCTCTACGAGGAGGACTGCGTCGAGCTCTTCGTCGGGCCGGACGCGACCAACCTCGATCGCTACTTCGAGATCGAGCTCGGACCGCGCGGGCACTTCTTCGATCTCGAGATCGACCGCGGGAAGAAGCTCTCCGTCGAGCAGCAGATCGCGTGGTCGAGCAAGCCCACCATCACGACGAAGGTCGACGAGGCGGCCCGCACGGCGACGATCGAGGCGACGCTGCGCGCGCCCGAGATCGTGGGCGCGCTCTCGGCGGGCGCGACCTTGCCGCTCGCGCTCTACCGCATGGAAGGCAAGGCGCCGCGGAGGTACCTCGCGTGGAGCCCGACGCGCACGCCGAAGCCGAACTTCCACGTCCCGAGCGCGTTCGGCCGCCTCGTCCTGGATCCGTAGCGGAGCGCCCGGCGCGCTCAATCGGAGTGCTCGGCGGCGACGAGGCCGTCGAGGTGGGCGACGTCGTTCCAGGAGTGGAGGCGGTGGCGACCGCGGCCGTCGCGCTCCACGAGCGTGAGCCCCGTGTTCGCGACGCCGGCGAGGGCGCGGAGGCCCTCGGCGTTCACGCCGAGGAGGCGCGCGACCCAGCTCTTGATCGAGCCGCCGTGCGAGACGAGCAGGACGCGTGAGCCGTCGGCGTGCCGCGCGGCGATGCGCGAGACCGCGCGCTCCACCCGCGCCGCGAGCTCCGCGTAGGTCTCGCCGCCGCCGCGGCGCACGTCGAGGCCGTGCTCCCACGCCGCCCACTCCTCGGGGTAGAGGCGCGCGATCTCGTCGTAGCCCTTTCCGGTCCAGAGGCCGACGTCGACCTCGCGGAGGTCCTCGTCGAGCGTGACCGTCATCCCGCACGCCTCGGCGACATAGCGCGCGGTGTCGGCCGCGCGCTCGAGGTCGCTCGCGTAGATCGCCTCCGGCGGCGCGTGCCGGAGGCGCTCCGCGAGGCGCTGCGCCTGCGCGCGTCCGAGGCGGTTGAGGCCGCTGCCGCCCTGGCCCTGGAAGACCCGCCGCGCGTTGTCCGCGGTCTCGCCGTGGCGGGCCAGCTGAATGAGCAGAGCCATTCCGGGAGGTTAGCCGCTTTGGAAAAGCTTGCGACCTTCGGCCGGGACGACTAGTTTCCGTCCTCCCCCGGAGAAGAACCATGGCGCGCGTCACCGTCGAAGATTGCCTGGAGCGTGAAGAGAACCGTTTCGCGCTCGTGATTCTGGCCGCCCGCCGGACCCGCCAGCTCATGAAGGGCTCGGGCGCGCTCGTTCACTCCAAGAACAAGGCCGCCGTCACCGCCCTCCGCGAGATCGCCGCGGGCAAGGTCCACTTCGATCGCACGAGCAACTCGGCGGTCGAGGATTGGATCGAGACGATGGCGAAGTCCGGCCTCTATTAATAGAGAGTGAGAGACCGCGAGCTCGAAGCCGGCGCCGCGGCGCACTTCGAGGATCCCGCGTACTACGCGCAGGCCTACGCGCGTCGTCGTGACGACGTCGTGTACTACCGCGCGCTCGCGGAGGAGCACGGCGCGGTGCTCGAGCACGGCATCGGCAACGGCCGCATCGCGATCCCGATCGCGCAGGCGGGGGTGGAGGTCGTCGGCGTCGACGCGTCGCGCCCGATGCTCGCGGACCTGCGCGCGCGGCTCCGGCGCGAGCCCGTCGCGGTGCGGCGGCGCGTGACGGCGAAGCACGGCGACCTCCGGAAGGTGAAGCTCGGCCGTCGCTTCCCGCTCGTCATCTGCCCGTTCAACACCGCGCTCCATCTCTACGATCGCGCCGACGTCGAGCAGTGGCTCGCGCGCGTGAGGGAGCACCTCGCGCCGCGCGGCGAGCTCGTCTTCGACGTCGCGATGCCG
It includes:
- a CDS encoding DUF362 domain-containing protein, yielding MRLLRIRRGHGVHSLLLLALAVAGCRERPKATPVDAAPALPSAVVDVVSSASPGGMESAAEAGAPAVAADVVDGAALRAAHRARIKADTSAVVLLEGGAPRELGQRLCAKVVPARPKETPVLIKPNLGGFDWFKDPATHDGDDGVRGRTTDPEFVRGIVRCLKERGHTKITIAEGWDGTNANWNKLAKVSGYAKMAEEEKVPLVALDDDGVFDKQGDKPAEPMRIGGMEGTNVPTLLVPRVVAEHLRGGLFISAPKVKAHRFGVVSLAIKGMQGTVMTSDGRPAMHQKKVMHKEISAALQLLATDRVEGQKAYLSSLEVFAERMVDVLEIEAPDVVLAEGAPAMGGDGFGKRWPSAENVAIGGTNPILVDRVGAQLLGLWDNADLAAKLGGHRTSPLITAAAKRFEVDLEAVKIEGDGAALLDAGKKRPVHFVSMNGFELHSDPSPRPVAHAVHVTGAVEEAWKTAPPVAFTTDWSGAEAGIRTEVRFAWNKDALYTQWKLEGAGLDVDTTRPIETERTKLYEEDCVELFVGPDATNLDRYFEIELGPRGHFFDLEIDRGKKLSVEQQIAWSSKPTITTKVDEAARTATIEATLRAPEIVGALSAGATLPLALYRMEGKAPRRYLAWSPTRTPKPNFHVPSAFGRLVLDP
- a CDS encoding histidine phosphatase family protein — translated: MALLIQLARHGETADNARRVFQGQGGSGLNRLGRAQAQRLAERLRHAPPEAIYASDLERAADTARYVAEACGMTVTLDEDLREVDVGLWTGKGYDEIARLYPEEWAAWEHGLDVRRGGGETYAELAARVERAVSRIAARHADGSRVLLVSHGGSIKSWVARLLGVNAEGLRALAGVANTGLTLVERDGRGRHRLHSWNDVAHLDGLVAAEHSD
- the rpoZ gene encoding DNA-directed RNA polymerase subunit omega, encoding MARVTVEDCLEREENRFALVILAARRTRQLMKGSGALVHSKNKAAVTALREIAAGKVHFDRTSNSAVEDWIETMAKSGLY
- a CDS encoding class I SAM-dependent methyltransferase, which translates into the protein MRDRELEAGAAAHFEDPAYYAQAYARRRDDVVYYRALAEEHGAVLEHGIGNGRIAIPIAQAGVEVVGVDASRPMLADLRARLRREPVAVRRRVTAKHGDLRKVKLGRRFPLVICPFNTALHLYDRADVEQWLARVREHLAPRGELVFDVAMPMPEDLARDPAAPYRIPPFEHPTLGHVRYREHFDYDRVRQVLFVSMVFEPKRGEERMTPLAHRQFFPREMEALLHYNGFDVTALHGDFTHGPLTQRSDVMVFHARPRARHSR